One Polaribacter sp. SA4-12 genomic window carries:
- a CDS encoding sugar MFS transporter, protein MSKMTKEASQTKKSTLVPIIIIAGLFFIFGFVTWINGALIPFMKTINELTDAQSYLVASASYISFVVMALPASYIINKIGYKKGMSLGLIVMAIGALLFIPAAEARTYWMFLTAIFIQGIGMTLLQTASNPYITILGPMESAAKRIAIMGIANKVAGGLGSVIFGAILLSGIKGIKEQLNVVGEAEKANLLNTMADSVVTPYIIMAIVLFLLGILIRKAPLPHVEAQPIEVSKSGEKTKTSIFQFPHLWLGVLALFLYVGVEVVAGDTIISYGISLDIPVEEAKFFTLFTLMAMVATYALGVFLIPKYISQSLALKASAILGILLSFCIVFTTGFTSVLFVAALGIANALVWPAIWPLALTGLGKFTERASALLIMAISGGAIIPPLYGYLVDSKKEELISTGINEVNALAEASSFGYWILLPCYIIILYYAFWGHKKGL, encoded by the coding sequence ATGTCTAAAATGACTAAAGAAGCTTCCCAAACAAAGAAAAGTACACTTGTACCCATAATTATAATAGCAGGTTTGTTCTTTATTTTTGGGTTTGTAACTTGGATTAATGGTGCATTAATTCCGTTTATGAAAACCATAAACGAACTTACAGATGCTCAGTCTTATTTAGTAGCATCAGCATCTTATATTTCTTTTGTTGTAATGGCATTACCGGCTTCTTACATTATAAATAAAATTGGATACAAGAAAGGAATGTCTTTAGGGTTAATCGTAATGGCAATTGGTGCTTTGTTATTTATACCAGCAGCAGAAGCAAGAACGTATTGGATGTTTTTAACAGCCATTTTTATTCAAGGAATAGGTATGACTTTGTTGCAAACAGCGTCTAATCCTTACATTACTATTTTAGGTCCTATGGAAAGCGCAGCAAAACGTATTGCAATTATGGGAATTGCAAATAAAGTAGCCGGCGGACTTGGGTCTGTTATTTTTGGAGCTATTTTATTATCAGGAATAAAAGGAATTAAAGAACAATTAAATGTTGTTGGTGAAGCAGAAAAAGCAAATTTATTAAATACAATGGCAGACAGTGTTGTTACGCCTTATATTATAATGGCTATTGTTTTATTCTTGTTAGGTATTTTAATCAGAAAAGCGCCTTTGCCACATGTTGAAGCACAACCGATAGAAGTATCCAAATCTGGAGAAAAAACAAAAACAAGTATCTTTCAGTTTCCACATTTGTGGTTAGGTGTTTTAGCGTTGTTTTTATATGTAGGTGTTGAGGTTGTTGCGGGAGATACCATTATCTCTTATGGAATCTCTTTAGATATTCCTGTAGAAGAAGCTAAGTTTTTCACATTGTTTACATTAATGGCAATGGTGGCTACGTATGCTTTAGGTGTATTTTTAATTCCTAAATATATAAGTCAGTCTTTAGCTTTAAAAGCAAGTGCTATCTTAGGAATTTTACTCTCATTTTGTATTGTATTCACAACCGGTTTTACATCTGTGCTTTTTGTAGCAGCCTTAGGAATTGCAAATGCATTAGTTTGGCCAGCAATTTGGCCTTTGGCTTTAACGGGTTTAGGGAAGTTTACAGAAAGAGCATCTGCTTTATTGATTATGGCTATTTCAGGTGGAGCAATTATCCCTCCATTATATGGTTATTTAGTCGATAGTAAAAAAGAAGAATTAATTTCAACTGGAATAAATGAAGTGAATGCTTTGGCAGAAGCGTCTTCTTTTGGATATTGGATTTTGTTACCTTGTTATATCATTATTCTTTATTATGCTTTCTGGGGGCATAAAAAAGGTTTGTAA
- the prmC gene encoding peptide chain release factor N(5)-glutamine methyltransferase, producing the protein MILKEFRVYFTDTLSEIYPKTEIDTFFFLLIEEKLNLQRVDTVMKPDFLIADEILSELKEIIIRLKKEEPIQYILGKTEFYGLPFIVNENTLIPRPETEELVEWVLKEVAESQSCKVAKLSILDIGTGTGCIPISLAKNLKDVKISAIDVSSEALKKAKQNAILNNVDLSFLEMDILQTEELPQQYNIIVSNPPYVRELEKVEINNNVLENEPHLALFVDDDNPLIFYAKIADLAKNHLTKDGILFFEINQYLGKETVEMLKQKGFSNLELKKDLFGNDRMIKAII; encoded by the coding sequence ATGATATTAAAAGAATTTAGAGTTTACTTTACCGATACACTTTCAGAAATTTATCCGAAGACAGAAATAGATACTTTCTTTTTTTTGTTGATAGAAGAAAAACTCAACCTACAAAGAGTTGATACTGTAATGAAACCAGACTTTTTAATTGCTGATGAAATTTTATCAGAATTAAAAGAGATCATTATTAGATTAAAAAAAGAAGAACCTATTCAGTATATTTTAGGGAAAACGGAGTTTTATGGATTGCCTTTTATAGTGAATGAAAACACACTAATTCCAAGACCAGAAACGGAAGAGTTAGTAGAATGGGTTTTAAAAGAAGTTGCAGAGTCACAAAGTTGCAAAGTTGCAAAGTTATCAATTCTTGATATCGGAACAGGAACTGGTTGCATACCAATTTCTTTGGCTAAAAATTTAAAAGATGTAAAAATCTCTGCTATTGATGTTTCTTCTGAAGCTTTAAAAAAGGCGAAACAAAACGCAATTTTAAATAATGTTGATCTCTCATTTTTAGAAATGGATATTCTACAAACTGAAGAACTACCTCAACAATATAACATCATCGTTTCTAATCCTCCGTATGTAAGAGAGTTAGAAAAGGTTGAAATAAACAACAATGTTTTAGAAAACGAACCTCATTTGGCTTTGTTTGTGGATGATGATAATCCGTTAATTTTTTATGCTAAAATTGCTGATTTAGCGAAAAACCATCTTACAAAAGACGGAATCTTATTTTTTGAAATCAATCAATACTTAGGTAAAGAAACTGTTGAAATGTTAAAACAAAAAGGGTTTAGCAATCTTGAACTTAAAAAAGATTTATTTGGAAATGATAGAATGATAAAAGCAATTATTTAA
- a CDS encoding GNAT family N-acetyltransferase gives MTSQDFIIREIQSKDNAQMAIVIREVLLEMGAPKIGTAYEDAATDKMFENFDKPTSFYYVVEHQNKVVGGVGIAQLDNFEGKTCELQKMYFLPITRGKGLGSKLIETCLEKAKSIGYTHCYLETMPYMNAARALYKKNGFINLDKPIGNTGHYSCNVWMLKKL, from the coding sequence ATGACAAGTCAAGATTTTATCATTAGAGAAATTCAGTCTAAAGACAATGCACAAATGGCTATTGTAATTAGAGAAGTTCTTTTAGAGATGGGTGCTCCAAAAATAGGAACAGCTTATGAGGATGCTGCTACTGATAAAATGTTTGAAAATTTTGACAAACCAACATCATTTTATTATGTGGTAGAACATCAAAACAAAGTTGTTGGCGGAGTAGGAATTGCTCAATTAGATAATTTTGAAGGTAAAACGTGTGAGCTTCAGAAAATGTACTTTTTGCCAATAACCAGAGGAAAAGGTTTGGGTTCTAAATTGATAGAAACTTGCTTAGAAAAAGCAAAATCTATAGGTTATACACATTGTTATTTAGAAACGATGCCTTATATGAATGCAGCGAGAGCATTGTATAAAAAGAATGGTTTTATAAATCTTGATAAACCAATTGGAAATACAGGACACTATTCTTGTAATGTTTGGATGCTAAAAAAATTATGA
- a CDS encoding LEA type 2 family protein produces MKNLLYFTLLILLISSCSVNKQPTFIKVDNIKVSSFSGDTIRLKAEAFFTNPNDVGGKISTDEIKVIVNGAEVAHVSSEEFKVPAREDFTIPLVVVIPAKKVFENNKNGILGGLLNSFLNKSIKVQFKGDIKYKVFGYSSVYPVDQIQEIKF; encoded by the coding sequence ATGAAAAATCTTTTATATTTTACGCTATTAATTTTACTAATTTCTAGCTGTTCTGTTAATAAACAACCGACTTTTATAAAAGTTGATAACATAAAAGTATCTTCTTTTAGTGGAGACACAATACGTTTAAAAGCGGAAGCTTTTTTTACAAACCCAAATGATGTTGGTGGTAAAATTTCTACTGATGAAATTAAGGTAATTGTAAATGGAGCTGAGGTTGCACATGTTTCTTCAGAAGAATTTAAAGTGCCTGCAAGAGAAGATTTTACAATTCCTTTAGTTGTGGTAATTCCTGCAAAAAAAGTATTTGAAAATAACAAAAACGGAATTTTAGGAGGTTTACTAAATTCATTTTTAAATAAATCGATTAAAGTGCAATTTAAGGGAGATATTAAATATAAGGTTTTTGGGTATTCTAGTGTGTATCCTGTGGATCAAATTCAGGAAATTAAATTTTAA
- the ribD gene encoding bifunctional diaminohydroxyphosphoribosylaminopyrimidine deaminase/5-amino-6-(5-phosphoribosylamino)uracil reductase RibD — translation MSHEIYIKRCLQIAKNGIGSARPNPSVGAVVVYNNKIIGEGFTSIYGGNHAEVNAINSVKDTSLLKEATIYVTLEPCSHFGKTPPCADLIVKHQLKTVVIGCVDSNSLVAGKGIERLENSGINVIVGVLEEECREHHKRFFTVQDKKRPYIILKWAETKDGFIAPLTKDEQKPVWISNQYSQQLVHKWRSEEHAILVGTNTVIADNPKLNVRSWSGQNPVRIVLDKSLRTNKDLAVFDGSVRTIFITEKVDESQESKGNLIFETIDFSKNIGIQICEVLQKHQIQSVIIEGGLQTLQTFINENLWDEARVFVGETEFKEGVKAPNFNKGFKEKINITTDVLKIYTND, via the coding sequence ATCAGTCACGAAATTTACATAAAACGCTGCTTACAAATCGCTAAAAACGGAATTGGTTCTGCACGACCAAATCCTTCTGTTGGTGCAGTTGTTGTTTATAATAATAAAATTATTGGTGAAGGTTTTACTTCAATTTACGGAGGAAATCATGCAGAGGTAAATGCAATCAATTCTGTAAAAGATACATCGCTTTTAAAAGAAGCTACAATTTATGTTACGTTAGAACCTTGTTCTCATTTTGGGAAAACGCCTCCTTGTGCAGATTTAATTGTAAAACATCAATTGAAGACTGTAGTTATTGGTTGTGTAGATTCTAATAGTTTGGTTGCTGGTAAAGGAATTGAAAGATTAGAAAATTCAGGAATTAATGTAATTGTTGGCGTTTTAGAAGAAGAATGTAGAGAACATCACAAACGTTTTTTTACTGTTCAGGATAAAAAAAGACCTTATATTATTTTAAAATGGGCAGAAACTAAAGACGGATTTATTGCTCCATTAACAAAAGATGAACAGAAACCTGTTTGGATTTCTAATCAATATTCTCAACAACTAGTTCATAAATGGCGAAGTGAGGAGCATGCAATTTTAGTGGGAACAAATACTGTTATTGCAGACAATCCTAAATTAAATGTTAGAAGTTGGTCTGGGCAAAACCCAGTAAGAATTGTCTTAGATAAAAGTTTAAGAACAAATAAAGATCTCGCTGTTTTTGATGGAAGTGTAAGAACGATTTTTATTACAGAAAAAGTAGATGAAAGTCAAGAATCAAAAGGAAATCTAATTTTTGAAACAATAGATTTCTCTAAAAACATAGGGATTCAGATTTGTGAAGTATTACAGAAACACCAAATTCAATCTGTAATTATTGAAGGAGGATTGCAAACTTTACAGACTTTTATCAACGAAAATTTATGGGATGAAGCCCGAGTTTTTGTTGGCGAAACTGAATTTAAAGAAGGAGTAAAGGCTCCGAATTTTAATAAAGGATTTAAAGAAAAAATAAACATCACTACAGATGTTTTAAAAATATATACAAATGATTAA
- a CDS encoding HAD family hydrolase: MIKNIIFDFGDIFINLDKKATFNELEKLGITEISDEMMAVAHQYERGLISTDKFIEFFKEKFKVVKEDLVFAWNSILLDFPLRRLDFLKELAKSKKYRLFLLSNTNDLHISSVKNSLGTEFYNEFKNCFEQFYLSHEINFKKPDAVIYEFVLNENNLISEETLFVDDLKENTDAANTLGIHTWNLIPGQEDVTELFTKKHV, translated from the coding sequence ATGATTAAAAACATCATTTTCGATTTTGGCGATATTTTTATCAACCTAGATAAAAAAGCAACTTTTAATGAACTAGAAAAATTAGGAATTACTGAAATTTCTGATGAAATGATGGCAGTTGCTCATCAATATGAAAGAGGATTAATTTCTACGGATAAATTTATAGAATTCTTCAAGGAGAAGTTTAAAGTAGTTAAAGAAGACTTGGTTTTTGCTTGGAATTCTATATTGTTAGATTTTCCTTTAAGAAGATTAGACTTTTTAAAAGAACTAGCTAAAAGTAAAAAGTACAGACTGTTTCTGTTGAGTAACACAAATGATTTGCATATTTCTTCTGTGAAAAATAGTTTAGGAACTGAATTTTATAACGAATTTAAAAATTGTTTTGAGCAGTTTTATTTATCACATGAAATAAATTTTAAAAAACCAGATGCTGTCATTTATGAGTTTGTCTTAAATGAAAACAATTTAATTTCTGAAGAAACTTTATTTGTAGATGATTTGAAAGAAAATACTGATGCAGCAAATACATTAGGAATTCATACTTGGAATTTAATTCCTGGTCAAGAAGATGTTACTGAGTTATTCACTAAAAAACATGTATAA
- a CDS encoding EamA family transporter, which translates to MIYLLLSILFATSLFVIFKYFGIYKVDTLKAIIVNYLVAFALGFGLAERSIPFAEIPSQPWFFGSLILGALFVSIFFVMALTAQKNGVSVASVAGKMSVVVPILFGIFLYNESVTVLKVIGIIIALVAVYLASVKEEKNKVEGASILFPILLFLGSGTIDTTLKYIQVNYVPKGDVSIFSGSLFGIAALFGVLILIIKLIKKREAFGLKNIIAGIVLGIPNYFSIVFLIKALQTDGFESSVLFTINNVGVVVVSTLVGLILFKEKFSLKNKIGVALAIIGILLVTFA; encoded by the coding sequence TTGATCTATTTATTATTAAGTATTCTTTTTGCAACGTCATTATTTGTAATTTTTAAATATTTTGGTATTTATAAAGTTGATACTTTAAAAGCAATTATTGTTAATTACTTGGTAGCTTTTGCTCTAGGTTTTGGTTTAGCAGAAAGAAGTATCCCATTTGCAGAAATACCAAGTCAGCCTTGGTTTTTTGGGTCTTTAATTTTAGGAGCATTATTCGTTTCTATTTTCTTTGTAATGGCTTTAACTGCTCAGAAAAACGGAGTTTCAGTTGCTTCAGTTGCAGGTAAGATGTCTGTAGTTGTGCCTATTTTATTCGGAATTTTCTTGTACAATGAATCTGTTACTGTATTAAAGGTTATTGGTATTATTATCGCTTTAGTCGCGGTTTACTTAGCATCGGTAAAAGAAGAAAAAAACAAAGTGGAAGGAGCAAGTATTTTGTTTCCTATTTTACTTTTCTTAGGATCTGGTACTATTGATACAACATTAAAATATATTCAAGTAAATTATGTTCCCAAAGGAGATGTTTCTATTTTTTCTGGAAGCTTGTTTGGAATAGCAGCATTATTTGGAGTCTTGATTTTAATAATTAAATTGATTAAAAAACGAGAAGCTTTTGGTTTAAAAAATATAATTGCAGGTATTGTTTTAGGGATTCCTAATTATTTTTCGATTGTATTTTTAATAAAAGCTTTACAAACAGATGGTTTCGAAAGTTCGGTATTATTTACCATTAATAATGTAGGTGTTGTTGTTGTTTCCACTTTAGTAGGATTGATTCTTTTTAAGGAGAAATTTAGTTTAAAAAACAAAATTGGAGTTGCTTTGGCAATTATTGGTATTTTATTAGTCACTTTTGCTTAA
- a CDS encoding IMPACT family protein, which yields MEDIYKTILIPSEETLFKEKGSKFFGYAFPVLTEDDVKERLEELRKKHHSARHFCYAYQIGIEKIKFRANDDGEPNNSAGLPIYGQIQSFEVTNVLIVSVRYFGGTKLGVGGLISAYKTSAQLALQASDILEKTINIDYRLTFNYDLMNAVMRVVKEKNLNIIAQKLEMDCQYTISVRKKEADSIFTIFDNLYKVDIKVLD from the coding sequence ATGGAAGACATTTATAAGACAATTTTAATTCCTTCAGAGGAAACCCTTTTTAAAGAAAAAGGAAGTAAGTTTTTTGGATATGCTTTTCCTGTTTTAACAGAAGATGATGTTAAAGAACGTTTAGAAGAATTAAGAAAGAAACATCATTCTGCTCGTCATTTTTGTTATGCGTATCAAATTGGAATCGAAAAAATTAAATTTAGAGCGAATGATGATGGTGAACCAAATAATTCTGCAGGTTTGCCAATTTATGGTCAAATACAATCTTTTGAAGTTACCAATGTTTTAATCGTTTCTGTTCGCTATTTTGGAGGAACAAAACTTGGTGTTGGAGGTTTAATCTCTGCATATAAAACTTCTGCTCAATTAGCTTTACAAGCTTCAGATATTTTAGAGAAAACGATAAATATCGATTATAGGTTAACTTTTAATTACGATTTAATGAACGCTGTAATGAGAGTTGTAAAGGAGAAAAACCTAAATATTATTGCTCAAAAATTAGAAATGGATTGTCAGTATACAATTTCTGTAAGGAAAAAAGAGGCCGATTCAATTTTTACTATTTTTGATAACTTGTATAAAGTTGATATTAAAGTGTTAGATTAA
- a CDS encoding acyl-CoA thioesterase — MKNSSTKTRIRYSETDQMGVVYHGNYAQFFELGRTEWLRSLGVTYKDMEISGIMLPVISINFKFIKSALYDDVLTIKTFLKKKPMVKIEFDYEITNQNNELICTGSSVLAFMNSKTMKPTRCPDHLLESLGF; from the coding sequence TTGAAAAATTCATCAACAAAAACTAGAATACGATATTCAGAAACCGATCAAATGGGCGTTGTCTATCATGGAAATTATGCTCAATTTTTTGAGCTAGGACGTACAGAATGGCTACGTTCTTTAGGTGTTACCTACAAAGACATGGAAATCAGCGGCATAATGCTTCCTGTAATTTCTATAAACTTTAAATTTATAAAATCTGCATTGTATGATGACGTTTTAACCATAAAAACTTTTCTCAAAAAAAAGCCAATGGTGAAGATTGAATTCGATTATGAAATTACAAATCAAAATAACGAGTTGATTTGTACTGGAAGTTCTGTTTTAGCTTTTATGAACAGTAAAACAATGAAACCAACACGATGTCCAGATCATTTATTAGAAAGTTTGGGGTTTTAA
- the dnaA gene encoding chromosomal replication initiator protein DnaA: MTITADSVWNECLTFIKDNIKPQAYKTWFEPIKPVKLSGEALTIQVPSKFFYEWLEEHYIKLLRVALVRQLGNDAKLIYDVKMENNYSSNRPQIVKIPSSNRDPLKPQRVTVPLESNKRELRNPFVIPGLQKVKIESQLNPNYSFANFIEGDSNRLARSAGMAVANKPGGTSFNPLLIYGGVGLGKTHLSHAIGVDIKDKYPDKTVLYISSEKFTQQFIDSVKSNTRNDFIHFYQMIDVLIIDDVQFLSGKAGTQDVFFHIFNHLHQNGKQVILTSDKAPVDMQDIEQRLLSRFKWGLSAELQAPDYETRISILQNKLYRDGVEMPEEIVEYIAKNIKSNVRELEGVIISMIAQASFNRREFSIELAKQIVDKFVKNTKKEVSIDYIQKEVSKYFDMDVATLQSKTRKRHIVQARQLAMFFAKRLTKTSLASIGNQIGQRDHATVLHACKTVDNLTETDKQFRKYVDDLTKKLTF; the protein is encoded by the coding sequence ATGACTATAACTGCTGATTCAGTTTGGAATGAATGTTTGACCTTTATAAAGGATAACATTAAACCACAAGCCTACAAGACTTGGTTCGAGCCAATAAAGCCCGTAAAACTTTCAGGAGAAGCATTAACAATTCAGGTGCCCAGTAAATTTTTTTATGAATGGTTAGAAGAACACTACATTAAATTATTACGTGTTGCATTAGTAAGACAGTTAGGTAATGACGCTAAATTGATTTACGATGTAAAAATGGAAAACAATTATAGCAGTAACAGACCGCAAATTGTTAAAATTCCAAGTTCTAACAGAGATCCTTTAAAACCACAAAGGGTTACAGTTCCTTTAGAGTCTAATAAAAGAGAATTAAGAAACCCATTTGTAATTCCAGGATTACAAAAAGTTAAGATTGAATCTCAATTAAATCCTAATTACAGTTTTGCGAATTTTATAGAAGGAGATTCGAATAGGTTAGCACGTTCTGCAGGTATGGCAGTAGCAAATAAACCAGGAGGAACATCTTTTAATCCATTATTAATTTATGGTGGAGTAGGTTTAGGAAAGACACATTTATCACACGCAATTGGTGTTGATATAAAAGACAAATATCCAGACAAAACAGTTTTATATATTTCTTCGGAAAAATTTACACAACAGTTTATAGATTCAGTAAAATCGAATACAAGAAACGATTTCATTCATTTTTATCAAATGATTGATGTGTTAATTATTGATGATGTGCAATTCTTATCTGGTAAAGCAGGTACACAAGATGTATTCTTCCATATTTTTAACCATTTACATCAAAATGGAAAACAGGTAATTTTAACTTCGGATAAAGCGCCTGTAGATATGCAAGATATTGAACAACGTTTATTATCTCGTTTTAAATGGGGATTATCTGCTGAATTACAAGCACCAGATTACGAAACTAGAATTTCTATCTTACAAAATAAATTGTATAGAGATGGTGTTGAGATGCCGGAAGAAATTGTAGAGTATATTGCTAAGAACATAAAATCTAATGTTAGAGAATTAGAAGGTGTTATCATTTCTATGATTGCTCAAGCTTCTTTTAATAGAAGAGAATTCTCAATTGAATTAGCAAAACAGATTGTAGATAAGTTTGTAAAGAATACTAAGAAAGAAGTTTCTATAGATTACATTCAGAAAGAAGTATCTAAGTATTTTGATATGGATGTAGCAACTTTACAATCTAAAACTCGTAAGCGTCATATTGTACAAGCAAGACAATTAGCTATGTTTTTTGCGAAAAGATTAACAAAAACTTCTTTAGCAAGTATTGGTAATCAAATTGGGCAAAGAGATCATGCAACTGTATTACACGCTTGTAAAACTGTAGACAACTTAACAGAAACAGATAAGCAATTTAGAAAATACGTAGACGATTTAACAAAAAAGTTGACTTTCTAA
- a CDS encoding low molecular weight protein-tyrosine-phosphatase has product MQKVLMVCLGNICRSSLAEGILQSKVNSDAVFVDSAGTANYHIGKTPYELSVDVAAKYGLDISNQIARQFVVKDFDEFDFIYAMDESNYENILSLARSEKDTQKVSMILKETHPTENLSVPDPYYGGIDGFENVYKMLDEACELIAKKI; this is encoded by the coding sequence ATGCAGAAAGTATTGATGGTGTGTTTAGGAAACATTTGTCGTTCTTCATTAGCTGAAGGAATTTTACAATCTAAAGTGAATTCTGATGCCGTTTTTGTAGATTCAGCAGGAACTGCTAATTACCATATTGGTAAAACACCTTATGAACTTTCAGTTGACGTTGCTGCTAAGTATGGATTAGATATCAGTAATCAGATCGCTAGACAATTTGTTGTTAAAGATTTTGATGAGTTTGATTTTATTTATGCGATGGATGAAAGTAATTATGAAAATATACTTTCGTTAGCAAGAAGTGAAAAAGATACTCAGAAAGTGAGTATGATTTTAAAAGAAACACATCCTACAGAAAACTTAAGTGTTCCAGATCCATATTATGGAGGAATTGACGGTTTTGAGAATGTATATAAAATGTTAGATGAGGCTTGTGAACTCATCGCTAAAAAAATATAA
- a CDS encoding SAM-dependent methyltransferase: MIGKLYLIPTTLGETEPLEVMPLSVKKVVEEIDYYIVENEKSARKFIKKISPKKSQPSLQLMLLDKYAEEIETSKYLDICKEGVNVGLLSEAGVPAIADPGASIVKLAHENNIRVIPLVGPSSIIMAMMSSGMNGQNFAFNGYLPIDKSDRKKTIKDLEKLSKDKNQSQIFIETPYRNEKMFADLKAALAPTTNLCIAADITLPTEYIKTMMVKDWKHQQPDLHKKPAIFIIHK, translated from the coding sequence ATGATTGGTAAACTCTATTTAATCCCCACAACTTTAGGTGAAACTGAACCTTTAGAAGTAATGCCTTTATCAGTAAAAAAAGTAGTTGAAGAAATTGATTATTATATTGTTGAAAATGAAAAATCAGCAAGAAAATTTATTAAGAAAATTTCACCAAAAAAATCACAACCTTCATTGCAGTTAATGTTGTTAGATAAATATGCAGAAGAAATTGAAACTTCAAAATATTTAGATATTTGTAAAGAAGGAGTTAATGTTGGTTTGCTTTCTGAAGCAGGAGTTCCTGCAATTGCAGATCCTGGAGCAAGTATTGTTAAACTAGCACACGAAAATAATATTAGAGTGATTCCTTTAGTTGGCCCAAGTTCTATTATCATGGCAATGATGAGTTCTGGTATGAATGGACAAAATTTTGCATTTAACGGGTATTTACCAATTGATAAATCCGATAGAAAAAAAACGATTAAAGATTTAGAGAAATTATCAAAAGATAAAAACCAATCTCAAATTTTTATTGAAACGCCATATCGAAATGAAAAAATGTTTGCAGATTTAAAAGCTGCATTAGCACCAACAACTAATTTATGTATTGCTGCGGATATAACGTTGCCAACAGAATATATTAAAACAATGATGGTGAAAGATTGGAAACATCAACAACCAGATTTACATAAAAAACCTGCTATTTTTATAATTCATAAATAG